A DNA window from Camelina sativa cultivar DH55 chromosome 17, Cs, whole genome shotgun sequence contains the following coding sequences:
- the LOC109130253 gene encoding uncharacterized protein LOC109130253 has protein sequence MSIKNVVLLLVIISVVVSTNAQLPQLPFPFPFQPSPGMPGFPDIAKCWSSLMNIPGCITEISQAILSRRFGNIGPACCKAFLEGEANCLPKLPIKPFFPPMLKEQCSRIAGAIPPATK, from the coding sequence ATGTCTATCAAGaatgttgttcttcttctagtGATCATATCTGTTGTTGTCTCTACAAATGCTCAGCTACCACAACTTCCCTTTCCTTTTCCATTCCAACCCAGCCCCGGCATGCCAGGGTTCCCTGATATTGCAAAATGTTGGTCATCCTTGATGAATATTCCGGGATGTATCACAGAAATTTCTCAAGCCATACTTAGCAGACGATTTGGAAACATTGGTCCAGCTTGCTGCAAAGCATTTTTGGAAGGTGAAGCCAATTGCTTGCCGAAACTCCCAATCAAGCCATTTTTTCCTCCAATGTTGAAAGAGCAATGTTCAAGAATTGCAGGCGCAATTCCTCCTGCCACgaagtaa